The nucleotide sequence TGATCATCCCCTCGTGCACCTCGCCAGTGATTTTGCTACTCGGTACAGAGGGTGAATGTTTTTAATCCATGGCCTGTTCCAAGGCGCTATCGACGGCCTTATCCTGAATACGCTCTTTCGGCGTTGCCTGATTACGGCGTGCTTGTCCGCGCTGGCGCTTCGCCTGCTGTTTGGCATGCAGCGCCTGAGGCGCCGTAACTATGCCAACGGCTTGGCCGCTTAAGTCTAAGCGCGGCGCATTTTCCGTCATGCTTGCCCAATATCGATTTCCTCGGCACCAGATGGCGATGCCCTGCTTGAGCTGCTCGCTGGATACACCCAGTAGCTCTAGGTGCTGCTCGGCATCCTTTAAAATGCCTTCCTTAAGCGGAACCTTGGAAGCCGGATTGACCGGGAAGGCCAATGGAAAGTGCTTCTGCAATCGCCAGATCGCTTCCACCGCAGGATCTTGCTCGCGAGGCTTGGCCTGCACAGAAGGATTGCGTGTAGGCGGCTTCGCGCTCTCAGTCTTTACTGGCGCTTTTTCGGCCCGTAGGAGGTCGCGTAGCTCAGCTAGTTGTTCAAAACCCATCGTTTAATCCACAGTCTTATGATTGATTCAAGGTGCAAGGTTATCCCATGCAGTCTTTTGAAACAGCCCCTGCTCGGCCGCTATCTTGCGGACGAAGATCTGGCTCCGCGTGTAAACTCGAAGCCCATCTTTTTCTTCGAATCTGAACGGTGTGACCGATCGTGCCGTCAGCCTTCTTACGCGGCCTGTCGTTGCCATGCGGTTACACCCGCTGGCCGTTAGTCCGGGCGAGCATTTGAGTGGTGCAGCGCATCACCCAATTTTAAAATAAGCCACAAGCCCCAGTAACTCATCAGCGCCGCGTACGCCGGAGACGTCCATGCCACAAGGCTACAACCCAACAACCACGCCAGCTACAGTGTCCCGCCGCTTCTCGGTTGCGCCCATGATGGATTGGACAGATCGCCATTGCCGCGTCTTTTTACGTCAGCTGTCCCATCACGCCCTGCTATATACCGAAATGGTCACCACCGGGGCTATTTTGTACGGTGATACGGCGCGTTTTCTGCGTCACAGCGCAGCGGAATACCCGCTAGCCCTGCAGTTGGGCGGCAGTGTGCCGGCGGATCTGGCGGCTTGCGCCAAACTCGCGCAGGAAGCTGGCTATAACGAGGTCAATCTAAACGTCGGCTGCCCCAGTGACCGGGTGCAGAACAATATGATTGGCGCGTGCCTGATGGCGCATCCGCAGTTGGTCGCCGACTGCGTGAAGGCGATGCACGATGCAGTGGCCATACCCGTTACGGTTAAGCATCGCATCGGTATCAATGGCCGCGACAGTTATGCTCAGTTGTGTGACTTCGTGGGTACGGTCCGTGATGCCGGCTGCACAAGCTTTACCGTGCATGCGCGCATCGCCATTCTGGAAGGGCTGTCGCCTAAGGAAAACCGCGAAGTACCGCCCCTGCGCTATGACGTTGTGGCTCAGCTCAAACAAGACTTCCCCGAG is from Pseudomonas sp. TMP9 and encodes:
- a CDS encoding ProQ/FinO family protein, which codes for MGFEQLAELRDLLRAEKAPVKTESAKPPTRNPSVQAKPREQDPAVEAIWRLQKHFPLAFPVNPASKVPLKEGILKDAEQHLELLGVSSEQLKQGIAIWCRGNRYWASMTENAPRLDLSGQAVGIVTAPQALHAKQQAKRQRGQARRNQATPKERIQDKAVDSALEQAMD
- the dusA gene encoding tRNA dihydrouridine(20/20a) synthase DusA, with amino-acid sequence MPQGYNPTTTPATVSRRFSVAPMMDWTDRHCRVFLRQLSHHALLYTEMVTTGAILYGDTARFLRHSAAEYPLALQLGGSVPADLAACAKLAQEAGYNEVNLNVGCPSDRVQNNMIGACLMAHPQLVADCVKAMHDAVAIPVTVKHRIGINGRDSYAQLCDFVGTVRDAGCTSFTVHARIAILEGLSPKENREVPPLRYDVVAQLKQDFPELEIILNGGIKTLEDCQQHLHTFDGVMLGRESYHNPYLLAQVDQQLFGSTRAVMSRFEAMLSMRNYIASHLAEGGSMHHITRHMLGLAQGFNGARRFRQLLSVDIHKTDEPLALFDQAAQLLQGH